The following proteins come from a genomic window of Suricata suricatta isolate VVHF042 chromosome 5, meerkat_22Aug2017_6uvM2_HiC, whole genome shotgun sequence:
- the LOC115292705 gene encoding keratin-associated protein 13-2-like, translating to MSYSCCSGNFSSRSFGGYQRYPSSACGSSYPSNLVYLTDLCSPSTYQLGSSLYSGCQETCCEPTSCQTSCAVSSPCQTSCSRPRASTLCSPCQTTYSGCVGSGSRSCCSLSYGSRSVWSLGCRSSGFRPLGYGVCGFPSLSYGSSFCRPTYWASRSCQSACYRPTYRSAFCRSTC from the coding sequence ATGTCCTACAGCTGCTGCTCTGGAAACTTCTCCTCCCGCTCCTTTGGGGGCTACCAGCGCTACCCAAGCTCCGCCTGTGGCTCCTCCTACCCCAGCAACCTGGTCTACCTCACTGACCTCTGCTCTCCCAGCACCTACCAGCTGGGCTCCTCCCTCTACAGCGGCTGCCAGGAGACCTGCTGTGAGCCCACCAGCTGCCAGACGTCCTGCGCGGTGTCCAGCCCCTGCCAGACATCCTGCTCCCGCCCGAGGGCCTCCACGCTCTGCAGTCCCTGCCAGACAACTTACTCTGGGTGTGTGGGCTCTGGGTCCAGGAGCTGCTGTTCCCTGAGCTATGGATCCAGAAGCGTCTGGTCTCTGGGTTGTAGATCCAGTGGCTTCAGACCCCTGGGTTATGGAGTCTGTGGTTTCCCTTCCCTGAGCTATGGATCCAGTTTCTGTCGCCCAACCTACTGGGCTTCTAGGAGCTGTCAGTCCGCGTGTTACAGGCCAACCTACAGATCGGCCTTTTGTAGATCGACATGTTGA